ataaaatgacaaataacaaaaaaagatgctgtattatattatattatattatattatattatattataaatttttagaaaataacaatgTTTTAACTTCAGAAGAGTTAAGAAACCAATATTTGGTGGAATAACTCTGATTTTCAATaacaacaaatgaaaacatttgttgtttttgacCAACAGTCATTTtgtaaaacacataaaatttaaataaatatttgaataaatgttatCAGACCTTTgcagattaaaacaaatatttatatttttgttttgtttatatatatatattttttttttttttttactatagtaGGTAATGATAAAACAATGGATATATTGTTATGtgtgtacatttatattcattCTAAGTTTTATAAGAATCACAAGTCTATTTTACAGATATAACAGTAACAAAACAGTGAAACAATATCGCTGAAATTACTTTCAGATTGATTTTTTACTagctgatgaatgataaaaacattaacagcTAATTACAATTTACTCCATTTTGAAGGAGCATGCCTTTAATGTGATAAACTACACCTGTCTGAACTTGAGGAGAATTGACTTCATTCATCTACTAAAAATCACCAAAACAgttgatttaaaacattaagcAAAAATGAAGAATATTTAGTGAAGAGGGGGAAAATTCTGCAGCATTTAAGATGCAGGTAGTGTCTTGCTTTGATATGTTTTGTAACTAATGcacaacatttagattttttaaagtgtgtcTTAAGTGTCTGGATCTGTTCAGTTCACTGTCTCCACTGttctgaacacatttactaTACACAGTAAACAAGCAATTAGCTCTTATGTTTGAGCTCATGAAAGGAAGAGTTTGATTTCATTCTGCTTATTGTGCACTGACCTTTATCTAATGAGATTAATTGAGTAACCCTCAGGACAGCAGATTACAGGGGGGCTTGATTATTGTAAGGGCGATTAAAGGGACCTCCTTCATTATCACATGTCTGgacactgtatttattttttattatagacAGTCAATCATCTGGTGAAAACTAATAGGTTCACTTTATAATCTATTTTTAGTTGCATTTGGattatcataaaaaatgcaatgcaactGGAATATATTGCATATCTAAAGATTAACAATAGATTAATAGTCTCATCCTCTCAATCTCTTACAGACCATTGTTATTTCAGTGAGCAGTACTTGCTGTTGGTTTCCATCTTGTGAATATGGATGTCTCCAAGCCTAAAGCGAGCAGCAAGATTGCCACACGGACCACGGTGCCCGGCAGTCCCCGAAAGGGCCAACCCAAGTTCAAACAGAGGTCAACACGGCAATTCAAGAGCAAGCCACCCAAAAAGGGTGTCATTGGGTACAAATACTttcagtgcatttatttatttatcttttatgtatttgcaTGTTGTACCTGTGTTAATTAATGTTGTTATTCTCAGATTTGGTGAAGATATTCCTGGAATGGAGGGATTGGGAACTGGTATGTACAATTCAT
The sequence above is a segment of the Labeo rohita strain BAU-BD-2019 unplaced genomic scaffold, IGBB_LRoh.1.0 scaffold_80, whole genome shotgun sequence genome. Coding sequences within it:
- the pde6ga gene encoding phosphodiesterase 6G, cGMP-specific, rod, gamma, paralog a, with the protein product MDVSKPKASSKIATRTTVPGSPRKGQPKFKQRSTRQFKSKPPKKGVIGFGEDIPGMEGLGTDFNVICPWEAYSHLELHELAQYGII